CAATGGGATGGGGCAGTAGACCAACAAGGAGACTTCAAACGTTGGTGGGTAAGAATCTCAGAGGCAAGGAAAAGGCCAAAGGGGATGGAGCATATTGGGTTGACTGCAAACATCTTATGGCAAGTGTGGAAAGATAGGAATAAGAAGGAATTTGAAAATATAAGCAGTTGTTCAGCAGCTAGGACAATTGGGAAAGCTCAGAAGGAATGGCTCGAGCAAGAGGAAAGCTTGAACACTAAAACCAGCCTGAGCCCAGAAGAAACAACTTCCAACATTGAAGAGCATTATCAGGGGCAGGCAGAAGAGGGCACCATTATTTTGGACGTGGCTACAACAAGTCATTATGATCAGGTCTCACTGGGGATTGGAGTTACAGCTAGGAGGCATCCAAGCATCAGGCTTGTGGAATGGGCACTTAAAGAGAGAAGCCTGGGAGATAAAGCCATAGATGAAGCAGTGGCCATTAAGCTGGTGTTGTGCAAAGCTCTAGAGCTGCATTGGAGTAGAATCATGATTCACTCCCACAACCAGGAACTGTTGAGACAGCTAAAGTACAAGAGCCCGTCCAACAGTAGATTAGCCACCTTGATAGATGACATTTTAAACATGCAAAAGTTGTTTCGCATGTGCTTGTTTTGTTTGGTTAAGGAAGAAAGCATAGTAAGAAGTAAAAGGTTAAGTTCTCATGCCTTAGGCATTATTGTGGATGAGGAATGGAACTTCCTCAGTGACACTGAGCACTAAGTCTTCTCGAGCCTTGCTCGCACTTGTAATTTTCTTGttatattgaatgaaatgatcctaccgttttgaaaaaaaaaaaaaagggatcgaGGCACCACCAATCCCTCAAGTGGAGTTGTCAATTATAGCAATCATGTCGGAGTGCAACTTGCAATCCCCTTCAGCTGTCTAGACAAACACACTTAGACACTCGTTGGTTGAAAATATCAACAATAGTTAGCCAACTGCATCCAATTCATTAAATGTGCTTGATACAGTAATAAATGATTTTGGTTGTGAGTTGTGATTAGCCAAGTACATTACCGTTGCGCAAAAGCTCCAAGATTTGAGGGGCTTAAAGGCTCTGAGAGAAAAGGACACAAGAACTCGATAAAGTTCATCCATGGGGCCTAGATAGTATTAAAGCTCCAATTGCGTTGTATTATATGAATTGCTCTCTATTCATGGTTTAAAAACGCAGCAAATTCTGACTTCGTCtggttcttcttttttttttcaaacgataACATGGTATTAAACGTAAAAAAGATACAAGGTCAGAGCAACTGCTCCTGTAAATCTGCTTGAGCTAACTCTAGCAGCCATGCTGGGAAGCTATGCTTCCATTCAGCTGAATCAATCAGTTTTATAGCAAATTTTGCTAAATGGCGACTTACATAGTTGTTGCTCCTTCTAGTGTAGGAGAAACAACATTTATCAAAATCTTTTATCAGCCTCCAAATGTCCAACTGAATTATGGCTATGCTCGCTTCCTTCTCTCTTGCATTGATTTTGTCCACTACTTAGCTTACAGCTGTTGGTTTTAGaccaaaataaatcatataagtcacaataatttctctaataaaatttaacaaataaattaacaaaaattcataccttaatcttgcattaaaaatgcaaataatttgtacCATAAATATGTTGATTTGGCATGGGTTGAGGCACAGACTAGATCGCTCTCTTTAAGACGATTCACGTCCTTACGGAGTATCCTCCGGTGTAGTAGGTCTTAGCACGTCGCCTCCAGGATACAGCAGCCCAGCCTTTTGTACACTGTAGTCTACTCCAATCTACACTATTGGAGCAAGACAGAAACCTCACACTAACACTGTTCTTTGCCCTATAAACACTTATAGTAGTGGAGGAAAAATAGAAGGTAGTATAGAGATAGCAAAGTATATATTTGGTTTGGTTGATAGATGCCTTATATATAGGCTAAAAAATTAGGAATATTAAAATACCAACATTAATAGGAATTAACACCTCATATTTAAGTTACAAATTGAAAAGTCTAAATTCATTGTATAacggtaaaaaaaaattactaaatggTTTCATAAAACCTAATCATTACATAAGTTACAAAAGCAAGACATAAATCCCATAAGTTACAcatttaaatgtttcaatttgtaactgaaaatttatttaaagaatttgtaatttattttatttgaattcaaaataaatatgtgatattttttattaaaatatccaacaatcccccacttgttttaataaaaaaatattttatttttaaacttaACACTTAATAGGGCAAAGATTAAAAATTCATGCATAATGAAGGTGGCAATGCCTTTAAACCTTCACTTAGTGCTCAACAATTCCCGTGCTAGAGTCAAAGTAGACTTAGCCTTTAAACGATGACTACTTGAGGGCACGTGAAATCCTATCACACACATGAATCTTTCAGTGTTCTCAAATAGGTTTCATAAGCCAGCACATTTATGGCCTTGTGCTTTATCCCGATTTTCATGAGTGCTCTAGAGAACCAGTCCAAATTCTCATAGGAAGCGGCCCTACTTCCACACTCATATAGGTGAGTCTATCAAGGATGCTCCTATGACTTAGACATCCCACCCATAAGGGCTATAGAACTCATTAAGGGAATAAAAATCCCAACCTCGCTTATCGTCATAGGATCACAAATGCACTTACATCATAGGGATAGACAATATAATCAAAGTAGTGTATATtaatcaaccaaatcactttATGATTCGTTTGTCTCCGACCTAGTTCTTGGGATCTCCAGTCCCTAGATGGTTGTATCCTCATAGGTGATTTTTAACATATATTAGACTTTTGTCTTATCCCCCTCGATGTGTATCATATCCTTGACTCAAgcttgagattttttttttcaacacaaataaaataacaaagatATGATATTCtcgaattttttcaaatacCCTCTTAGTTGTCCAAATACATGGAACCAATCTTTGATGATAAAATTTCTCATCCATATATTTTTGCCAAATAATGTAGGcatatatttactcataagtaattttttaattttttctatgGCCAGTAGTCTAGTGATTGCACTAGAAGCCATTCTCAAAAAACTTCATGATTATTTTtgcttttgcaaaaatatcaaaaaatatttcaagtaaCTTCACATCAGGTCATACTTTTCAGTGAATGCTAGTCTGCATAACTCAAAATAAAGTTAGAATAgattcaaaaaattaataattatgTCATACTCGTAAATTGAGCAGATAGAATGGGCATATATTTGCTCACATCAAGCAAAGCCATATTAATTTCcatcatttctgtaattttcTCAATGGCTAGTAATATAGTAACCCGCCACTCTCATAGTCCTCAatgaattttcttttgcaaGAAAACTTCATAAGTAATTCAAATCTATCTAAATCATGCCTCACTTCTTAATCTGCACAACTCAAATTAGAGAttaagaaaattcaaaaaatataatagTCAATGCACTATTAtgttttaatttcaaaattcaatttGCAAGTAATGCAAGCCTTATAATGAAAAATCTcaagagtttcaaaattcatagcTACCAACTTAGTCAACATCCACTGTCTGCGTTTCCATCCAAGTATAATCTTACTATAGTCATGCTTGGCAAGGAAATTAAGTGTTCCAGTTTTCATTAAATGCAAAGACAACCACATAGCAAACAACATGaaataatttaatacaaatccAAAAGTTGTTGGTTGCCTGCAAATTGATGGCCTTTAACTCgaatacatatttttcaatGTACAATATCACATTTTCAACTCAAAAGTTCATATTCACAATTTTaacaaaatacaagtcaagagAATAGAATTGTTGAGAATTATATGGCTACTAACTTTATATTTCACAACTTCAAGCCACTAAAGCTATTATCCATGTATATAATTTTTCCTTGGTGACAGTGTAatcttttcttcttgtattaTCAATACcatttattgcttgtgaaaATGCAGACCTCAAGCTGGACTAAGATCATATGAATTGAAGACAAAACTAGAGAATTTTAAACCCCCACTATTTAAATATAACTTGAACCCTCATAATTGCATGCACCTTGATACCACTATTCTTAAGACAATAACTGGCCATGTTATACATGCATTTCATGGAGTATAGATCTTTATCACCAAATTAATCATTTATATGTCAATGCCAAAATTTTCAATCGGAATAAATCCGTTAATATAAGAGACATTGAAAGTTCATTATGTAACATGACAAGCTCATGCGAAATAGTTGCttcatacaacatatattaaaaactcaaaaatggcaaaaaattattatatttagtCTACTAATATACAAAGACATCATGCAAGTACCATGTTTTTCTTGAACAAACAAATACATGATATTCTGTTAATAATAGGCAACTTGGATTCAAAAGTATATATTATGAATTATTTATATGCGCTTACATAATATTGATTCCAGACTCTAAAGCACATAAAACCAATGGATATTACCCTTTCTAGTCTCAGTCTATAATTGTGACCATTCACATGAAATATCTTGTTTATTAAAGTTTGTCCAGATTATATTATACACCATGTAAGATTCTTATTGTCGGGATTATGTTAGTTTTATGATTAGATTATTTAGAAGCAAAACAAGCAATGATAACCTTATCTTATGTGAAGAGGCTAACTCGTCTTAAAATTGTTGGTTTTAGaccaaaataaatcatataagttacaataatttctctaataaaatttaacaaataaattaacaaaaattcataTCTTAATCTTGCattaaaaatgcaaataatttgtacCATAAATATGTTGATTTGGCATGGGTTGAGGCGCGGACTAGGTCGCTCTCTTTAAGACGATTCGCGCCCCTACGGAGTATCCTCCGGTGTAGTAGGTCTCAGCACGTCACCTCCAGGATACAGCAGCCCAGCC
The genomic region above belongs to Coffea arabica cultivar ET-39 chromosome 7c, Coffea Arabica ET-39 HiFi, whole genome shotgun sequence and contains:
- the LOC140010710 gene encoding uncharacterized protein, producing the protein MEESANAEKEKAEESEPSITDGSQQVRQMWNTLWKLNIKHKIKIFIWKCLTRALPVRAAIHRKTGLGDPVCRICGEEQETVEHLLLKCQHTQEVRKVAPLQWDGAVDQQGDFKRWWVRISEARKRPKGMEHIGLTANILWQVWKDRNKKEFENISSCSAARTIGKAQKEWLEQEESLNTKTSLSPEETTSNIEEHYQGQAEEGTIILDVATTSHYDQVSLGIGVTARRHPSIRLVEWALKERSLGDKAIDEAVAIKLVLCKALELHWSRIMIHSHNQELLRQLKYKSPSNSRLATLIDDILNMQKLFRMCLFCLVKEESIVRSKRLSSHALGIIVDEEWNFLSDTEH